From Candidatus Palibaumannia cicadellinicola, the proteins below share one genomic window:
- the ppa gene encoding inorganic diphosphatase → MSLNLVPAGKNIPDDIYVIIEITANTAIPVKYEVDKETGVVFIDRFMSTTMFYPCNYGYINYTLSLDGDPIDVLVPTPYPLQIGSVIRCRPIGMLKMTDESGEDVKLIAVPHSKLSKEYENIINIDDLPQLLRMQIIHFFEHYKDLESGKWVKVDCWKNAQYAKDQIILSFKRAQNKKINFTNTI, encoded by the coding sequence ATGAGCTTAAATTTAGTTCCAGCAGGAAAAAATATACCAGATGATATTTATGTAATTATAGAAATTACAGCAAATACTGCAATTCCGGTAAAATATGAAGTAGACAAAGAAACAGGAGTTGTCTTTATTGATCGTTTTATGTCAACTACAATGTTTTATCCTTGTAACTACGGTTACATTAACTATACTCTATCATTAGATGGTGATCCTATAGATGTTCTTGTGCCAACACCATATCCGCTACAGATAGGTTCAGTAATACGTTGTCGTCCAATTGGAATGCTAAAAATGACAGACGAATCTGGTGAAGATGTTAAGTTGATTGCAGTTCCACATTCAAAGTTATCTAAAGAATATGAAAATATAATAAATATTGATGATTTACCGCAGCTACTACGTATGCAGATTATTCATTTTTTCGAGCACTATAAAGATCTAGAATCTGGTAAATGGGTTAAAGTAGACTGTTGGAAAAATGCTCAATATGCTAAAGATCAGATTATTTTATCTTTTAAACGAGCTCAGAACAAAAAAATTAATTTTACTAATACTATATAA
- the groL gene encoding chaperonin GroEL (60 kDa chaperone family; promotes refolding of misfolded polypeptides especially under stressful conditions; forms two stacked rings of heptamers to form a barrel-shaped 14mer; ends can be capped by GroES; misfolded proteins enter the barrel where they are refolded when GroES binds), with translation MAAKEVKFGNEARVKMLRGVNVLADAVKVTLGPRGRNVVLDKSFGAPVITKDGVSVAREIELEDKFENMGAQMVKEVASKANDAAGDGTTTATVLAQSIVNEGLKAVAAGMNPMDLKRGIDKAVIGAVEELKKLSVPCADSKAIAQVGTISANSDEKVGTLIAEAMEKVGKKGVITVEEGSGLQDELDVVEGMQFDRGYLSPYFINKQENGTVELDNPFILLADKKISNIREMLPILEAVAKASKPLLVIAEDVEGEALATLVVNTMRGIVKVAAVKAPGFGDRRKAMLHDIAVLTAGTVISEEIGLELEKTTISDLGQAKRIVITKDTTTIIDGVGDKSVIDSRVAQINQQREEATSDYDREKLQERVAKLAGGVAVIKVGAATEVEMKEKKARVEDALHSTRAAVEEGVVAGGGVALIRAANGIIELQGDNEDQNVGIKVARRAMEAPLRQIVANAGEEPSVIANNVKASEGNMGYNAATEKYGNMIDMGILDPTKVTRSALQYAASIAGLMITTECMVTDLPKEDKSSDLGASSSGMGGGMGGGMM, from the coding sequence ATGGCAGCTAAAGAAGTAAAATTCGGTAATGAAGCTCGCGTAAAAATGCTTAGGGGTGTAAACGTTCTAGCAGATGCAGTAAAAGTGACTCTGGGTCCTAGAGGTCGCAATGTTGTATTAGACAAGTCTTTTGGTGCTCCTGTCATAACTAAAGATGGTGTTTCTGTAGCACGAGAAATAGAACTAGAAGATAAATTCGAAAACATGGGTGCGCAGATGGTCAAAGAGGTTGCTTCGAAAGCAAATGATGCTGCAGGTGATGGCACCACTACTGCAACAGTGCTAGCGCAATCTATCGTTAACGAAGGGCTGAAAGCAGTTGCCGCAGGTATGAACCCTATGGATCTAAAACGTGGTATTGATAAAGCTGTTATTGGTGCAGTCGAAGAATTAAAAAAATTATCTGTCCCATGTGCAGATTCAAAAGCGATAGCTCAAGTAGGAACCATATCAGCTAACTCTGATGAAAAAGTAGGTACTCTAATCGCTGAAGCAATGGAAAAAGTAGGTAAAAAAGGTGTTATTACAGTTGAAGAAGGGTCAGGCTTACAGGATGAATTAGACGTAGTTGAAGGTATGCAGTTCGATCGTGGCTACTTGTCTCCTTATTTTATAAATAAGCAAGAAAATGGAACAGTAGAATTAGATAATCCTTTCATATTACTAGCTGATAAGAAAATCTCAAATATCAGAGAAATGCTTCCAATACTAGAGGCTGTTGCTAAAGCAAGTAAACCACTGCTAGTAATAGCTGAAGATGTTGAAGGCGAAGCTCTGGCTACTTTAGTTGTTAACACAATGCGCGGCATTGTAAAAGTAGCAGCAGTAAAAGCACCAGGATTTGGTGATCGTCGTAAAGCAATGCTACATGATATTGCAGTTTTGACAGCAGGTACCGTAATTTCCGAAGAAATAGGTCTTGAACTAGAAAAAACTACTATATCAGATCTTGGACAGGCTAAAAGAATAGTGATTACAAAAGATACTACTACCATTATTGATGGCGTTGGCGATAAATCTGTAATTGATAGTCGTGTTGCACAGATCAATCAACAACGTGAAGAAGCTACTTCCGATTATGATAGGGAAAAACTACAGGAACGTGTAGCTAAATTAGCAGGTGGTGTAGCTGTAATTAAAGTGGGTGCAGCTACTGAAGTAGAAATGAAAGAGAAGAAAGCTCGCGTAGAAGATGCCTTACACTCTACTCGTGCTGCTGTGGAAGAAGGTGTCGTTGCTGGTGGTGGTGTTGCTCTAATTCGCGCTGCTAATGGTATTATTGAACTTCAGGGTGACAACGAAGATCAAAACGTAGGAATAAAAGTAGCAAGACGTGCTATGGAAGCTCCTTTGCGTCAAATAGTAGCTAACGCAGGTGAAGAACCATCAGTTATTGCTAATAATGTAAAAGCTAGTGAAGGTAACATGGGCTATAATGCCGCTACTGAAAAATATGGTAATATGATAGATATGGGCATTCTTGATCCAACTAA
- a CDS encoding phosphatidylglycerophosphatase A, whose product MTNYAKNRLKLFNPLHLLATGFGSGMFYWMPGTAGSLVAIPLWWILISLFHWSCNVLILIFSIILGIYVCHKTACHIGVHDHSCIVLDELVGMWITLIMLPNNNIIWIIIGFILFRYLDICKPGPIIWCHRKIKGGIGIIIDDVIAGIIAAIIIRMIYSLGSFFR is encoded by the coding sequence ATGACTAATTACGCAAAAAATCGTTTGAAACTATTTAATCCATTGCACTTACTTGCTACTGGATTTGGTAGCGGAATGTTTTATTGGATGCCTGGTACAGCTGGATCACTAGTAGCAATTCCATTATGGTGGATATTAATATCTTTATTTCATTGGTCATGCAATGTACTAATATTAATATTCAGTATTATATTAGGTATTTATGTTTGTCATAAGACAGCATGCCATATTGGGGTGCATGATCATAGTTGTATTGTCTTGGATGAATTGGTAGGCATGTGGATAACGTTAATTATGTTACCTAACAATAACATTATTTGGATAATTATTGGATTTATATTATTTCGTTATTTAGATATTTGTAAACCTGGGCCAATTATATGGTGTCATCGTAAAATTAAAGGAGGAATAGGTATAATTATCGACGATGTTATCGCTGGGATAATAGCTGCAATTATCATAAGAATGATATATTCTTTAGGGAGTTTTTTTAGATAA
- the secD gene encoding protein translocase subunit SecD, with protein sequence MLNSYPLWKYIILVFILIFGLLYALPNFFGEDFAIQITGTSGTTISKLTLRYINNLLQKQHITNKSITLINDTILVKFNNQNIQLSAYETLLNTLGNNYVVALHLAPATPLFLAKIGSKPMKLGLDLRGGVHFLIDVDINTILSNVQQKNISMMLEELRAKNIPYISVHKIDNYGSEICFLNASIREQALYLIRSINHTNLLIKRSGKYNISANLSDTNIREVRNSAVQQNMTIIRNRVNQLGIAESLVQRNGSNRIIVELPGIQDPARAKEIIGATAMLEFRLVNNNTVYNPNEASKRFPENLEVKFTRHGHPVVLYKPIIMTGNHIINATCSKDDYNNPQVNIFLDHAGGNIMSKFTKNNIGKLIATLLIEYKDHGKNNTNLVKQEEVINIATIQSRISNMFCITGISNMKEARHLALLLRTGALSAPIKIVEECTIGPTLGRLNITQGLVACIWGLIASILFMVIWYRKFGLIAATALIANCILIMGVMSLLPGATLTMPGIAGIVLTLAVAVDANVLIYERIKEELLNGRKVQHAIHQGYHCAFSSILDANMTTLITTIILYEFGTGPIKGFAITTAIGIATSMFTAIIGTRAIVNLLYGSKSISKLSI encoded by the coding sequence GTGTTAAATAGCTATCCTTTATGGAAGTATATAATACTAGTATTTATTTTAATATTTGGCTTACTATATGCACTGCCAAATTTTTTTGGTGAAGATTTTGCTATACAAATCACAGGTACTAGTGGTACTACTATTAGTAAATTAACACTAAGATATATTAACAATTTACTTCAAAAACAACATATTACTAATAAGTCTATTACATTAATTAATGATACTATTTTAGTAAAATTTAATAATCAAAATATACAGTTATCAGCCTATGAAACATTATTAAATACACTAGGTAATAATTATGTCGTTGCACTTCATTTAGCACCAGCTACGCCATTATTTTTAGCGAAAATAGGTTCTAAGCCTATGAAATTAGGTTTAGATTTACGTGGTGGCGTCCATTTTTTAATTGACGTAGATATTAATACAATTCTTAGTAATGTACAACAAAAAAATATTAGCATGATGCTGGAAGAGTTGCGTGCGAAAAATATTCCTTATATTTCAGTGCATAAAATAGATAATTACGGGAGCGAGATTTGTTTTTTGAATGCATCTATACGTGAACAAGCACTTTATTTGATTAGGTCAATTAACCATACTAATCTATTAATAAAACGTAGTGGTAAATATAATATCAGCGCTAATTTATCTGATACTAATATACGTGAAGTACGTAACTCTGCAGTACAACAGAACATGACTATTATACGGAATCGTGTCAATCAATTAGGTATAGCTGAGTCACTAGTACAGCGTAATGGATCTAATAGAATTATAGTAGAATTACCTGGTATTCAGGATCCAGCACGTGCTAAGGAAATTATAGGCGCTACTGCTATGCTAGAGTTTAGGCTAGTAAATAATAATACCGTATATAATCCTAACGAAGCTAGTAAGCGATTTCCAGAAAATTTAGAAGTTAAATTTACTCGTCATGGTCATCCGGTAGTATTATATAAACCTATAATTATGACAGGTAATCATATTATAAATGCTACTTGCAGTAAGGATGATTATAATAACCCGCAGGTTAATATTTTTTTAGACCATGCTGGTGGAAATATTATGTCTAAATTTACTAAGAATAATATCGGGAAGCTAATAGCTACACTATTAATTGAATATAAAGATCATGGTAAAAACAACACTAACTTAGTTAAGCAAGAAGAAGTAATTAACATTGCGACTATCCAGTCACGTATTAGTAATATGTTTTGCATTACTGGTATTAGTAATATGAAAGAAGCACGTCATCTTGCATTATTACTACGTACTGGTGCATTGAGTGCACCAATAAAAATTGTTGAGGAGTGTACTATTGGACCTACTCTTGGTAGACTAAATATCACTCAGGGTTTAGTAGCATGTATCTGGGGACTAATAGCTTCTATACTATTTATGGTCATATGGTACCGTAAGTTTGGTCTTATTGCTGCTACAGCACTTATTGCTAATTGTATTCTTATTATGGGAGTTATGTCATTATTACCAGGTGCTACTCTAACAATGCCGGGTATCGCTGGTATAGTACTAACTCTAGCAGTTGCAGTAGATGCTAACGTACTAATTTATGAACGCATAAAAGAGGAGCTCCTTAACGGGAGAAAGGTACAACATGCTATTCATCAAGGTTATCATTGTGCTTTTTCTAGTATATTAGACGCTAATATGACAACTCTTATTACTACTATAATTCTCTATGAATTTGGGACTGGTCCTATTAAAGGTTTTGCAATAACTACTGCTATTGGTATAGCCACTTCAATGTTTACAGCTATTATAGGCACTCGTGCTATAGTTAATTTACTATATGGTAGTAAGTCTATATCTAAACTATCTATTTAG
- the aspA gene encoding aspartate ammonia-lyase: MANNSIRIEEDLLGTREVPAAAYYGIHTLRASENFSISTVRISDIPELVRSMVIVKKAAAIANKELKTLPNAIADIITSACDEMLVKGRCMDQFPVDVFQGGAGTSINMNINEVLANIGLELMGHNKGEYQFLSPNDHINLSQSTNDSYPTGLRLAVYNAIQQLIVGINYLSTGFEQKAKAFADTLKMGRTQLQDAVPMTLGQEFHAFNVLLKEEKKNLLRSSELLLEVNLGATAIGTSINTPYGYQAIVVEKLANISGLPFLPAEDLIEATSDCGAYVMVHSALKRLAVKLSKICNDLRLLSSGPRTGLNEINLPQMQAGSSIMPAKVNPVIPEVVNQVCFKVIGNDTCITMAAEAGQLQLNVMEPVISQAMFESIYLLTNACYNLQNKCIVGISANHSICKQYVFNSIGLITYLNPFIGHKNCDKVGKICSETGKSVRNVVLELGLLNEVQLDDLFSLNNLIYPIYKGQLY, translated from the coding sequence ATGGCTAATAATTCAATCCGTATAGAAGAAGACTTACTTGGTACCCGTGAAGTGCCTGCCGCTGCTTATTATGGTATTCATACCTTACGAGCAAGCGAAAATTTTTCTATTAGTACTGTACGTATTAGCGATATCCCTGAATTAGTACGTAGTATGGTTATTGTAAAAAAAGCAGCTGCTATTGCTAATAAGGAATTAAAAACTCTACCTAATGCTATTGCAGATATCATTACTAGTGCTTGTGATGAGATGCTAGTTAAAGGCCGCTGTATGGATCAGTTTCCAGTTGATGTCTTCCAGGGTGGTGCCGGGACTTCAATTAATATGAACATTAATGAAGTATTAGCAAATATAGGATTAGAATTAATGGGACATAACAAAGGAGAGTATCAATTTCTTAGTCCTAATGATCACATTAATTTGTCTCAGTCTACCAACGACTCATATCCAACTGGTTTAAGATTAGCAGTATATAATGCTATTCAGCAACTAATAGTAGGCATAAATTATCTTAGTACTGGTTTTGAACAAAAAGCCAAGGCATTTGCTGATACACTAAAGATGGGACGTACCCAATTACAAGATGCTGTGCCAATGACTTTAGGTCAAGAGTTTCATGCGTTTAATGTTCTTCTAAAGGAAGAGAAGAAAAATCTTCTTCGTAGTTCTGAACTACTGTTAGAAGTAAATTTAGGTGCTACTGCTATTGGTACTAGTATTAATACCCCATATGGTTATCAAGCTATTGTTGTAGAAAAATTAGCCAATATAAGTGGTTTACCATTTTTACCAGCGGAAGATTTAATAGAAGCAACTTCAGACTGTGGCGCCTATGTTATGGTACATAGTGCGCTAAAACGTCTTGCAGTAAAATTATCTAAAATTTGTAACGATTTACGTTTGCTTTCTTCCGGTCCTAGAACTGGACTAAATGAAATTAATCTCCCACAAATGCAGGCTGGTTCATCGATTATGCCTGCTAAAGTTAATCCAGTTATTCCTGAGGTAGTTAATCAAGTTTGCTTTAAGGTTATTGGTAATGATACTTGTATTACCATGGCAGCAGAGGCAGGTCAATTGCAACTAAATGTTATGGAACCAGTTATTAGCCAAGCTATGTTCGAATCTATTTATCTTCTAACTAATGCTTGCTATAATTTACAGAATAAGTGTATTGTAGGCATTAGTGCTAATCATTCAATATGTAAACAATATGTTTTTAACTCTATTGGTCTAATAACCTATCTTAATCCTTTTATTGGACATAAAAACTGCGATAAAGTAGGTAAAATTTGTTCAGAAACAGGTAAGAGCGTACGAAACGTAGTGTTGGAACTAGGTCTTTTAAATGAAGTACAATTAGATGATCTTTTTTCGTTAAATAATTTAATATATCCTATATATAAGGGACAACTTTATTAA
- a CDS encoding peroxiredoxin C, protein MVLVTRPAPDFTAAAVLGNGEIVNNFNLKNYIKSHMAVVFFWPMDFTFVCPSELIAFDKRYFSFHKRGVKIIGISCDSEYVHNAWRSMTINQGGISKVQYPMVADIKREIIKSYGIEHPDLGVALRGSFLIDNHGIVRHQVVNDLPLGRNIDEMIRMVDALQFHEEYGEVCPAQWEKDQDGMIPSPEGVTKYLAKNFTKL, encoded by the coding sequence ATGGTATTAGTTACTCGTCCAGCACCTGACTTTACGGCAGCCGCCGTACTAGGAAATGGTGAAATAGTAAATAACTTTAACCTAAAAAACTACATTAAAAGTCATATGGCTGTTGTTTTCTTTTGGCCTATGGATTTTACCTTTGTTTGTCCGTCTGAGTTAATAGCATTCGACAAGCGTTATTTTTCTTTTCATAAAAGAGGTGTTAAAATAATTGGTATTTCATGCGATTCTGAATATGTGCATAATGCTTGGCGATCTATGACAATTAACCAAGGTGGTATTAGTAAAGTACAGTACCCTATGGTTGCTGACATAAAACGTGAAATTATAAAATCATATGGAATTGAACATCCTGATTTAGGTGTTGCCTTAAGAGGTTCATTTTTGATAGATAACCATGGTATTGTACGTCACCAAGTAGTTAATGATTTACCACTTGGCAGAAATATCGATGAAATGATACGTATGGTGGATGCTTTACAATTTCACGAAGAATATGGAGAAGTTTGCCCAGCTCAGTGGGAAAAAGATCAGGATGGTATGATCCCTTCACCTGAAGGGGTGACTAAATATCTTGCTAAAAATTTTACTAAACTATAG
- the yajC gene encoding preprotein translocase subunit YajC — MFFFITDAIASTSDYSRGSSYSMIIMLVFFFLIFYLMVLRPQQKRAKVHNELINSISKGDEVLTNGGLIGKVVKITATGYLSVALNETNEVLIKRDFIASVLPKGTIKAL; from the coding sequence ATATTTTTTTTTATTACTGATGCTATAGCAAGTACTAGCGATTATTCAAGAGGAAGTTCTTACTCTATGATAATTATGCTGGTATTTTTCTTTTTAATTTTTTATTTAATGGTATTACGTCCGCAACAAAAACGCGCCAAAGTCCATAATGAATTAATAAATTCTATCTCTAAAGGAGATGAAGTACTTACTAACGGGGGGTTAATAGGTAAAGTAGTTAAAATCACTGCAACTGGTTATCTATCAGTAGCACTAAATGAAACAAATGAAGTATTGATTAAACGTGACTTTATAGCTTCGGTATTACCAAAAGGTACAATTAAAGCATTATAA
- the nusB gene encoding transcription antitermination factor NusB has product MKRTNRRRTRECAVQALYSWQLSHNDILDIEVQFLAEQNTQGIDLAYFHELYYGTAIKAKVLDQLMAPYLLRPLDQLGHIERAVLRIALYELSNSKDVPYRVAINEAIELAKTFGAEDSYKFINGVLENTAPKIRPDKK; this is encoded by the coding sequence TTGAAACGAACTAATCGTCGCCGTACTAGAGAATGTGCTGTTCAGGCACTGTACTCATGGCAGTTATCTCATAACGATATTTTAGATATAGAAGTACAATTCCTAGCAGAACAAAATACTCAAGGTATTGATTTAGCTTATTTTCACGAGCTATATTATGGTACTGCGATAAAAGCTAAAGTACTAGATCAGCTTATGGCGCCATATTTATTACGTCCATTAGATCAATTAGGACATATAGAACGTGCTGTTTTGCGAATTGCATTATATGAACTTAGTAACAGTAAAGACGTACCATATAGAGTTGCAATTAATGAAGCCATAGAGCTAGCAAAAACTTTTGGTGCAGAAGATAGTTATAAGTTTATTAATGGTGTTCTAGAAAATACTGCTCCTAAGATTCGTCCAGACAAAAAATAA
- the ribE gene encoding 6,7-dimethyl-8-ribityllumazine synthase, translated as MKVIKGMITAPNAHIAIAIASFNQFVNDSLLNGAIDILIRIGQVKDENITVVWVPGAYELPLVVSNLAKSNKYNAVVALGTIIRGGTAHFDFIARECSSGLSKVAINSSIPVTFGVLTTESLEQAIQRAGGKAGNKGAEAALATLEMINVLQAIK; from the coding sequence ATGAAAGTAATTAAAGGTATGATTACTGCTCCTAATGCGCACATTGCAATAGCAATTGCTAGCTTTAACCAATTTGTCAATGATAGCCTACTTAATGGTGCAATAGATATTTTGATTCGCATTGGTCAGGTTAAAGACGAAAATATTACTGTAGTATGGGTACCAGGAGCCTATGAGTTACCGCTAGTTGTAAGTAATTTGGCAAAAAGTAATAAATACAATGCCGTAGTTGCTTTAGGTACTATTATACGTGGAGGTACCGCACATTTTGATTTTATTGCTAGAGAGTGTAGTTCTGGTCTATCCAAAGTAGCTATTAATAGTTCTATACCTGTAACATTTGGCGTTCTTACAACTGAAAGTCTTGAGCAAGCCATACAACGTGCCGGTGGAAAAGCTGGTAATAAGGGCGCAGAAGCAGCATTAGCTACTTTAGAAATGATTAATGTATTACAAGCTATTAAATAA
- the secF gene encoding protein translocase subunit SecF, with the protein MIMQNSIEELTYGHKIYNFMRWSYIAFMLSIITFIASITVIFLCGFNLGLDFTGGTVIELKLEKTTDINKIREAIQHAVFRDPIVQYIGNNKNIIVRIPPVEENTEKKLGNKVLRVIDKVTNQKATLTRLEYIGPNVSYDILSAGIISLLLAIICIFIYVVVRFEWRLATGTVIALIHDVVITLGLLSLFHLEIELTIIAALISVIGYSLNDSIVVSDRIRENFRKISSINTNAYEIFNISLTQTLSRTMITSAITMMVVLILLIFGGSMLRVFSITLLTGVFIGTISSIYVASALALKLGMKREHIMQQQINKESI; encoded by the coding sequence ATGATTATGCAAAACAGTATAGAAGAATTAACTTATGGCCATAAAATATACAATTTTATGCGTTGGTCATATATTGCTTTCATGTTATCTATAATAACATTTATAGCTTCTATTACTGTTATATTTTTATGTGGTTTTAATTTAGGATTAGATTTTACTGGTGGTACAGTGATTGAATTAAAGTTAGAAAAAACTACAGATATCAATAAAATACGAGAAGCAATACAACATGCAGTATTTAGAGATCCTATAGTCCAATACATTGGTAATAATAAAAATATAATTGTACGCATTCCTCCAGTAGAAGAAAATACTGAAAAAAAACTTGGTAATAAAGTACTTAGGGTAATAGATAAAGTTACTAACCAGAAAGCTACTTTAACAAGATTAGAGTATATTGGACCTAACGTTAGCTATGATATATTGTCAGCAGGTATTATCTCACTACTGTTAGCTATAATTTGTATTTTTATCTACGTAGTTGTTCGTTTTGAGTGGAGATTGGCAACTGGTACTGTAATAGCTTTAATCCATGATGTTGTTATTACCCTAGGTTTGCTATCATTATTCCATCTGGAAATAGAACTAACCATTATAGCTGCTCTAATTTCTGTTATTGGTTATTCACTCAATGATAGCATCGTAGTTTCTGATAGAATCCGTGAAAATTTTCGTAAAATTAGTAGTATTAATACTAATGCTTATGAAATTTTTAATATTTCGCTTACTCAAACACTCAGTAGAACAATGATTACTTCAGCTATTACTATGATGGTAGTACTAATATTACTTATTTTTGGTGGATCAATGCTACGTGTTTTTTCTATTACTTTGTTAACTGGTGTTTTTATCGGGACAATTTCATCAATATATGTTGCTTCTGCGCTTGCTCTGAAGCTTGGTATGAAACGCGAACATATTATGCAACAACAAATAAATAAAGAAAGCATATAA
- a CDS encoding co-chaperone GroES, whose protein sequence is MKIRPLHDRVIVKRKEIESKSAGGIMLTGSAAGKSTRGEVLAVGRGRILDNGQVRGLDVKVGDTIIFNDGYGVKVEKIDNDEVLIMSESDILAIVEK, encoded by the coding sequence ATGAAAATTCGTCCATTACATGATCGCGTTATCGTAAAACGTAAAGAAATTGAATCAAAATCAGCTGGCGGCATCATGCTAACAGGATCTGCAGCTGGCAAATCTACCCGCGGAGAAGTACTAGCAGTAGGTCGTGGCCGTATCCTGGACAATGGTCAAGTTAGGGGACTAGACGTTAAAGTTGGTGATACAATTATTTTTAATGACGGATATGGTGTTAAGGTAGAAAAAATAGATAATGATGAGGTATTAATCATGTCTGAAAGTGACATTTTAGCAATTGTTGAAAAGTAA
- the ribD gene encoding bifunctional diaminohydroxyphosphoribosylaminopyrimidine deaminase/5-amino-6-(5-phosphoribosylamino)uracil reductase RibD produces the protein MIDDEFYLALAFKLASRGRFTTAPNPNVGCVIIRDQVIVGQGYHVRAGEPHAEVHALRMAGQAARGATAYITLEPCSYYGRTPPCTEALIEAGIVRVVTAMLDPNPKVNGRGIYRLQQANIEVRYNLMLREAEIINKGFLKRMRTGFPWIIVKLAASLDGRTAMASGDSRWITSDQARQDVQRFRAESDVILSTSATILADNPLLNVRWLSLPDEVKCLYENEEKSLRQPIRVIIDSANRVNPSHRVVQCEGKTLLARIKHDKNIQWPALVEQLQLPSCNKNGIVYIDLIALMMQLASRQINIVWVEAGASMVGALLSSSLVDELIIYISPKLLGSAARPLCLLPELEHLSDARCFDIIDIHKIGPDIRLSLKPILK, from the coding sequence ATGATAGATGATGAATTTTACTTAGCATTAGCATTTAAGTTAGCTAGTCGTGGACGTTTTACTACAGCACCTAATCCTAATGTAGGCTGTGTTATTATACGCGATCAAGTAATAGTTGGTCAAGGTTACCATGTACGAGCTGGTGAACCTCATGCAGAAGTGCATGCACTACGCATGGCTGGTCAAGCTGCTAGGGGCGCTACTGCTTATATCACACTAGAACCTTGCAGTTACTATGGACGTACCCCACCATGTACAGAAGCCTTAATAGAAGCAGGGATAGTACGAGTAGTTACTGCTATGTTAGATCCTAATCCAAAAGTTAATGGTCGTGGCATTTATCGTCTACAACAAGCTAACATAGAAGTACGCTATAATCTTATGCTACGAGAAGCCGAGATTATTAATAAAGGTTTTTTAAAAAGAATGCGTACTGGTTTTCCTTGGATTATAGTAAAACTAGCGGCTTCTTTGGATGGACGTACAGCAATGGCATCAGGAGATAGTCGTTGGATTACTTCTGATCAAGCACGTCAAGATGTACAGCGCTTTCGTGCTGAAAGCGACGTTATTCTTTCTACTTCAGCTACTATATTAGCTGATAATCCATTACTGAATGTGCGATGGTTATCTCTTCCAGATGAAGTTAAGTGCTTATACGAAAACGAAGAAAAGTCACTACGACAACCAATAAGGGTAATTATCGATAGCGCAAATAGGGTCAATCCCTCACACCGTGTAGTACAATGTGAGGGAAAAACCTTGTTAGCACGGATAAAACATGACAAAAACATCCAATGGCCGGCATTAGTTGAGCAATTACAGTTACCATCATGTAATAAGAATGGTATCGTATATATTGATCTCATTGCGCTTATGATGCAATTAGCAAGCAGACAAATTAATATTGTATGGGTAGAGGCTGGAGCTAGTATGGTTGGAGCGTTATTATCTTCAAGTCTAGTTGATGAATTAATTATTTATATTTCACCAAAACTACTAGGTTCAGCTGCTAGACCATTATGCTTATTACCAGAACTTGAACATCTAAGTGATGCGCGATGTTTTGATATAATTGATATACATAAAATTGGCCCTGATATACGCCTAAGTTTAAAACCAATATTGAAATGA